In Pan troglodytes isolate AG18354 chromosome 20, NHGRI_mPanTro3-v2.0_pri, whole genome shotgun sequence, the genomic window ggctggggcgtGGGCGGTGGGGAGGAGGCCCGAATGGACAGAAAGTTGAGGATAAGAGAAGAGGAACATAGAGACAGCCAGAAAGACATGGGGAAAGAGTGTTggagacagagaaaggggaaGGCAAGGGAAAGCCAAAAGAAACCAAAatccagagaaaaagaattaaCAAGATTTAGGAGCAAACGAGTTCAGGAGCCTAAGGAAGGGAGTAGGAGAGGAAACCAAGACCCTTCTCTGTACCGTCCCAGCTGGGGTGGGGGCGTCAAGGCACCAGGTCTGGTTAGGTTAGGGGGACACCTGGGCTCTGGGGGCGGCTTTGCACTGGACTGCAGTGATGTCCAGCCCCAGCAGGGGGCCCTGCCACACAGCTCTGAGGCCTGGAAGCCACCCGGCGATGCCGGCTGGAACAGGACCCGATACACCCTCTCTCCCTTTGATTGTCCGAGTCTGGAGAGATACAAGGAAGGCTGGGCAGGGAGGAAGTTGGCCTCCCtgtgtgcctcagccccctggaACTCTCCCGGCCCTCCTCCTGGTGTCGGGGGCAGCCACAGGCTGGGCTGCTTCCCGGGACAGGCCAGCTCCTCGCCTGCTCATGCCTCCTGCCCGCTCTTCACAGACCTCTGACCACCCCTCCACACAACAGAGCTCCCAGCCTAGTGCAGTCCAGGAAGGGCCATGGAACTGTCCCTTGCCCTCCTCAGAGTCATCTGGCAAGACTGTCCCTGGCCTCACTTCTCCTCCCCATCTAGACTTCACCCATGGTCTTCTGGTGTAATGGGTTAGGCCTTTCTACCAGAAAAAGCCAGAGTTGGAACCCAACCCCACCTCTTCCCCACACCTGTTCCCTTACACGGGACAAACCACCATCTTTGGTCTGACCCCTTCTCCCCTAACTGATGGGGACAAGCCAGCCCCAGCTCCCCGGGAGAAGGGAGGGGCTTTCTAGCAGCAAAAAGGGTCCCTCCAGCCACCTACCTGTCCCCTTCCCCCCAGTTCCTTCCTAGAGCCCCTCCCCCTTAACCCAACAAAGTTCATGGCAGCAGCAGGCTGAGACCCGAAGATGTTTGAAAACTCATGGCACTTGTGAGAAAAGAAGGAGGggcagagagatggggagaggtcAGAGCAGAGGTGGAGGGTCCACCTCTGGGGAAACGGCAATGCAGGGGCTGGGCTAGGGTGGCCTGGGGCTATGCTGCCCCTAGCGTTGAGGGAAGGGGGCTGGGGAGGCTGGGCTGACAGGCTGGAGAGGAGGGGGCCGGGACAGGTGCTCAGGAGACATCCCGAGCCTGGAGCTTCCAGGGTCTGGGATTTGGGGTCAAGCCCCCCCAGAACATGGGTGTCCTGACCCCAGCCCTGGCACCTGGCTTCGTCTTCCCTGCGGGAAGGTGGAGGGTAGGGAAGGTGATCTCTCACCTttgcccctccccatcccccagacAGACCGCCTTGCCGTTCCCAGCACCCTCCTCAGCCATACCCATGCCCTCCACAACCCCAGTGCCTCCCCATTTTCCTTCTGCCATCAACCTCTCTAGGTGGGAAATCAGCCCCATCTTCCCCGGCGAGAGTCCCCAGAGCAATATACAAGAAGCAGGAACTCAAAGGGACAGCGCAGCCATCTTGACAAAGCATCTTTGGGTGTGAAGAGGTCTCCCCCGGGccggtggggagggaagggggagacaGGCCTCTGGTCCTGGGGCAGGCAGTGAGGTACACGCCCCAGAAGGGCTGATGATGCCGGGCAGGCGGAGCAGGAAAGGAGGGGACAGAAACGGGTGCCAGGAAGGAAATGGGTTCTTTGTTTCGCTGTTGCATCtagattttgttttctgtctctggatTGTAAAAAGCTGCTCTGGCGGCCCGCCCGCCCCGGCGGGGACTGGGGATGCACGTACACGGAGAAGTCCTGGCTGCCAGGCCAGCAGCGCCGCTCTGCTCCGGAGAAAGCCCGGGCTGGCCCGGGCCGCAGGCTCCCGGTGGCTTCAagtgatgagattttttttcttttcttttttttttttctgtcttttttttttcttttccatttcgttgaaatatttacagcaatggggaaggaggaggagagaggaaggagtaaGAGGGCCCCCCAGGGAAAGATCCAAGCCCAGGACCCACTCCCCAGGGAGATCCAGACCCAAAATCTGCTCCCCAGATAGCCGAGCCCACAGGACTGGGAACTGCCCAAATATGGCCACCCCTGTGGGCTGGGGGCCCTGCGGGGAGTTGTGCTTCATCAGGAGTCGCCCCAAGGGAGGGGGTCATTGGGtgcactgggaggcagagggggcagGTTTGCTTGCGGGGCAGGGACCAAGAGCAAGGGGAAAGGAGCTTCAGAGAAAGTTCAACCTTTAAACCACCAGCCACCACCGCCCAGTCCCCCTGCCCTGCGGCCTTTTCCCAGTCTCCAGGGAGCAGGGAATTACAGCGCAGGAGGAACCTGTCCATCTGTCCTGCCTCACTGCTCCCTCTGGGTGCAGCCGGCAGCATTTCTGGCTGCGGAGAGGAGCAGCTAACAGGTTCGATCCAGTGGGGGCCTTTGGCAACCTCAGAAgctgcccctccctgcccaggGAAACTAAAGCCCTCATTTCCCTTCACAGGGTAgaagggtgggagaggggagagtcTGGAAGTGGGCTGCACCCTTCCAAGTTCTCCCTCCTCACTCCCCTGGGGTCCTCTGGGCTCCTCCTCACTACACTTCCCCCAAATAGAGCTGGTGCGTGTGGCTGGTGGGAAACCCTGTCTGTGAACCCTGGCACCTCAGGCCCCCAGGTCAGAGTCCCCTGAGGGGACTGTAGGGCCCATGGCTGAGGGGCACCTGGAGAGAGTGGCCCACCAGCCACTGCCTccatctgtctccctctcccaccaGAGCCCTGCCCAGGGTTCCCTCCCTGGCCTGGGCCACCAGCCCCTGGTCCATGAGGTGCCCTCAGAGACTGGTGACCAGCTGCATCTGCCCGTCCCCATCGGGCCCTGGCCCCTCAAGGCCTGGGGCTGCCAGGTAGCCCTCGTGGCTAGGACGCCGCACCTGGTAGTAGCCCTGCAGGGGATTCCGGGCCACCAGGGCTGGCGGGCGCGAGGTGTAGTAGATTTCGGGGGGGCCGGGGGGTGcgggagggggtgggggcagggcctcACTGGGCCCCTCAGGGCTGCTGTCCGGGTAGGAGGGTGAGTCCCGCAGGTTGGCCCCGCTGGCATAGAGGGAGTCCCGgccaggaggggaggagaggggccgGCTGGTGGCGCCGTCCTCGGCCGTGCAGCTCTCCGACTCGTCCAGATCGCTCTGGTACAGCACCGACTGGGCCCGGGGCAGCAGCAGAGGCTCCTCCAGGGCCTTATAGAGAAGTTCAATCTCGGCCCGGTCAGCACCCCCGGGCCCGCCCGCCTCTTCCTCGCCCCCGCCCCCTGGCACAGGTGGCACAGGGGGCTCAGGCGGTGGAGGGCCCTTGGCCGCGCTGCTGCTCCCCCGCAGGTTGTTGTGCACCAGCTCTGAGATGATCATCTTCTCAAAGGCCGCCGCGTCGGCTAGGTTCCGGCCTCGGGGCGGCTCAGGGCCCCCATCCCCGGGAGGGAAATCCCCACTTCGCAAGGAGTAACTGTTATTGAAGTTGCCGTTCAGGGGCAGGGTGTCCATGCCACAGGCTTCCCGGCCTCCCAAGGGGTGCTCTGCAGGGCAGAAAGGGGCTGGTCAGGTGGAAGAGGGGCCCTGGGTGCACTAGGGGGCAGTGAGGGGGTGCGGTCCATGTGGAGAAGTGGGCTCGATTCTTGCTGGTTTTCCGTAGGCTTCCCCCTGCCCCCTGGATCTCTGGTCTCACATTCCCTTTCTCCCTCACTGGCACCAGACACACCAGCCCAGCAGCGTATTGATGAAAGGTGGGGGACAAGGACCAGTTCCCCCAGGATCTCATCCCCAGCTGGAGGTTCAGAATCTCAGCAGTGTGAGGAGGCCTGGGCGACAGGATCGCTTTCCTGTGCTCAGACCCTCAGCACTTAACAGCCCAAACTCAATGAACACCATCCATTATCCTCCATTCGGCTGCCAGAGGCTGTGTGTCGGGGGGTGGGGAAATGTGGGCATGGGGAGGCATCCCGAGTTCTCCTCCTTAAGTGAGGCCGTCTGAGAAGGCCACTGTCTgtccctctcccagcctcagaAACATCCCCAGGGAAGAGTCACACTTACTGGGTTCCCGGTAGCTCCCTGCAGGTGGCAgccagaagagagaagagaaaaggcaaGGATGAGCTCGAAATGCAAGTCCAGGCTCCAGTTCTGGGGCACAGAACATCCCATGCAGAGGTCCCTTGGGACACAAACCCTCCATTTCCCAACCTGGGATGTTTCCCCCGTGCTCTCACCTGGGGAGTTGAAGACAGGGGGCGAGGAGGGATTGAAGCCCACTGACTCGGCGATGAGGGTGTTGTAGGGACTGGTGCCCCCACGGGGCTGCAGCACGGGGTTGGTCAGCAGGTGGTTCCCCATGGTACCTGGCCAAAGGATCAGAGGTCACAAGGCAGCCGGGAGCCTCCAGAGACTGAAGCCAGAGGCAGAGGGATGCCTTCTCACCTCGGTTCAGGGTGGGGGTGCTGTTGATGTCACCCGCCATGAAGGAGGACTCCGTCTGTTTCCTCACAGTGTCATTCCACATCCTCCGAATTCGGCTCTGGGAACACAACCCAAATGTGAGGGGATCCTTGGGCCACCCACCCTCTGGCGTCTTTCTGAGACTGCTCACCTGATCATCACGATCAGAAACCTAGGCCAAGCCACTCCCCACCTCTCAGGCTCCAGGTTCCAACACTCAGCCCCAGGGAGTCCTGTCTGGCCCGATACCTGGGTCCCTGTGTAGTAGCGGGTGTTGCTTCGCATGGCTGAGGTCTTGAGGGATCCGTGAGTGCCCCCGGGTGGGGAGCGGATGCAGCAGTAGGAGTGACGCAGGCACTTGCTGTACTCCTTGTGcacctgggaggtgaggaggaCAGTCAGCTGGCTGGGACACTGGCCTCCTCTGTGATCCAGTCTCCCACAGGGCTGGTCACAAGACAGGCAGCCTTGGGAGGCCGGAGACCGAGCTTCCAATGACTGTGTTCCCCTGTTCAGCGACTTGCAGGCCACGGAAACCTTGATGTCCCCTGTCCCCCAACAGCCAGCCGATCAGGTTTCACTCTCTTCTTACTCAGGCCCAtccttttctccacctcctctgacagtttttcattcattcataaaatcAACAGAGCATTATTGAGCATccgctatgtgccaggcacaatttAGGCCTCAGGGAAGGTATGGAACACAACAGACACAAATCCCTACCTCTGAGAGCTTATATTTCAGTAGACAGAGACAGAACatagatgaaaatataaatatgcaagCTGTTGGATGCTGTTAGGTGCTGTGGAGAAAACTATGGCCAGAAAGGGGGTTAGGCAGTGCTGACTTGGGAGCAggttgtgatttttcttttctttttttttttttttgagatggaatcttgcactgtcactcgggctggagtgcaatggtgcaatcttggctcactgcaacctccacctccctggttcacacgattctcctgacacagcctcccgagtagctgggattacaggcgcacaccaccacacctggctaatttttttttttttttttttttgtatttttagtagagacggggtttcaccatgttggccagactggttgtGATTTTAAATAGATcagaggaggccaggcacggtggctcacacctgtaatcccagcactttggaaggcagaggtgggtggatcacctgaggtcaggagttcgagaccagcctgggcaacatggtgaaaccccacctctactaaaaatacaaaaattagctggtcgtggcagtgggcgtctgtaatcccagctagttggcaggagaattgcttgaagctgggggggtggaggttgcagtgagccgagatcgcgccattgcactctagcctggggacagAACTagagtgtctcaaaaataatagtgatgataaaaaaaaaacctaaaaaaataaatagatcagAGGAGGCCTCATTTAAGCCAAGGTAAGAACGGGGGCTGCACCCTGAGGGTCCACATCTAGGTGTCTGAGAGCAGAGGTTGGAGGGAGGGGAGCCGAGGGGCCCAGATCAGACCATAGGGGCCTGGGGTCCCCTGAAAGGACATTGCTGTCACTGCGTGTGAGGTGGGGGCTGTGAAAACACTGCCTTTGACCGTGTGTCCAAGGAGGGGCCAGGACAGTGTTGGACAGAGCAGGGACACAGGCCACCTCCTCCCTTGAAACCAGGATTCTCATGATCACTGCCTCTGCCATCCCCTGCCTTAAGCCTTACCTGCCTCACCACTCCCCAAGTCCAACAGCAGTCTCCATGGCCTGCACTGCTGCCAGGACTGACTCTACAAATGCCTCCCCTCCGTCTCCCCAGCTTCAGTCCTGAGGGTGCTGCCAGTACCCCACTCCCTGCCCATGTTCCCCAGCTACTGTTGTCCCCtttggtttttttaaatagagacggggtctctgttgcccaggctggtcttgaatttctgggcttaagcaatcctcctgcctcagcctcccaaagtgctgggattacaggcatgagccacggcacccagccctttgtatgtgtggtttttttgtttgtttgtttgttttggagacagagttttgctctgttgcccaggctggagtgcagtggcgcaatcttggctcactgcaacctctgccttcggggttcaagcaattctcctgcctcagcccctcagcctcccaagtagctgggactacaggcgcccaccaccacaccaggctaatttttatattttttaagtagagacggggtttcaccatgttggccaggctggtctggaactcctgacctcaggtgatccgcccgcctcagcctcctaaagtgctgggattacaggcgtgagccaccgtgtccggactgtatgtttttttaagattcagattttaacacatttattttaaaaagatcctTTCTATCACCACAAAATTCACAATTCTTTCCAGAACTATGAATGTAGGCAGTGCTCCCTCAGGGTGGCTCCCAAAGTCCTCCCTCTCCCAGGCCTGACTCGTGGCCCTCATGGTGGTGAGGGTTCCCCATTACCAAATCTGTTCTGCTCTCACTCCTCTAAGCTGCTGTATCTTGTTTTCCAGAACCCTCTTCACCCGTGGTTAAACCCTCCCTAACCCTGAGCTCGTGCTCCCCTCCCGGTGGACGCAGACCTGACCATAGAAGCCCTGCAGCACTCACTGGGGGCTTGAGGGAGCCCCTGAATCCCCTCCACCCTCGCCGCCTTCTCCTGGGTACCCAGGAAACATCTCCAAGGGAGGCTGTGACCCAGGACCCCGCCTCGACCTCACCTTCTTCTGTAAGGCGCAGTGAAAGACGAAGATGAAGACCCCCTGGAAGGCGTTGAAGGTGGTGAAGAGATAGGCCATGACCACCGACTCCTTGTTGATGAAGAGGAGGCCGAAAGCCCAGGTGAGGCCCAGCAGGAACAGCAGCGCGATGGCCCCCAGCGCCCAGGATCTGGGAGTGGGGCGACAGGGGAGTCAAAGTACCCGCCGGAGGGGACGGCCTCAGCCCAGGCCTCCCCTGCAGCCTACAAGGGGGGCCCTTGGGTGGGCCTGGGCACTGTCTGCAAAGCCCTGAGCGGGCCGAGTGGGCCTTGGGGGCAGTGGCCTGCCCAGGACACCTCCACCCGAGCCTGGGCCTGAGGGAAAGGTActgggtcaggggtcagggtatTGTGAACATCAGTTATTCCTCTGCCAACTTCATTGTTTCTGCTAAATTTCCAGACCACTTAGGCTATATTTGCTGCCTATTTCTCTTTAAGTTGCCCTTAAACAGACTCACCTTTTGAATTTAGCCTCAGCCTACATACCGATGCCCCTAAAACCACAGGTTGGACGTGCTAATGATACGCTATCTAAGATCCATTAAGTAGGTACATAGTGAACACAATAAAACACCCCTGTTGGTACTTAAAATTgcaatgtgtgtcaccagaggtGACAGCACTACCTTTTAGGACACCCTGGAAGAGGTGGGCCCAGTGCGGGGCGGGGGTGGGTGatggggcagggggcaggcagGGGCGAGGCTCACTTAATGTTGTCCAGGCGGCTGGAGTCGGGCTTGAGCACAGATGAGCTTCGGATCATCTTGTGCAGGGTCACCATGAGGAACACCAGGTTGACCTGGGGGCGGGACAAGGGACAGGCTGGGCTGAGAGTGGCCCTGCCTCCCTCAGTGAGCACTGAGGCTAGGGCCCAGCCTGGCGAAGTCTCAGCTGTGGCCCTCGCCTCTGCTGGGAGAACCCTGTACCTGCCCCTGAGGTGCCCGCTGTGCAGCGGTGAGCTGATTGGCATGACCGGCAATTTAATGCCACTCCTGGCTGCTGGGAGGACAAGGCCCAtggcctgacacacagtaggggCTCAAATCACAGCCCCCCAGGCGAGCAGCCCTCAGCACTGGAGCTCCATGGACCCAGCACACTTTCATCCTCTCAGCCGGTGGCTCAGTTCCGATGTgtggagagagagtgtgtgtgtgtggggtggggggcgggggcaggggctggggtcaaggccagcctggatGAAGGAAGATGTGGTGCTAGGGGTGTCACCTCCCAACTCACCACGATAACGAAGGAGACTGGCCCAATGAAACTCCAGATGAAGTAATTGTCCACTCGGAGCCAGCAGCTGTAAAGGAAACAGGGCCGGGGTATAGAGAGAAGCCGAGGAGCCATTCCCAGCGACTCATGAAGGCCTAGGACTCTGCAGGCTGCAGCCTCTGGGATCAGGAGGAGGAAGGGACTACCGCCCTGAGGGTCCTGGTCCAAGGGGTGCCGCCCAGCAGGGAACCAGGCGGGAGGGTGCAGGGCTGGGAGGTGGAAACTCACGCCTTCTCGGTGCCGTAGCTGCGGTAGTCAATGGCAGCCGCGATGCCCACCACCAGGGCCGGGAAGCAGTAGCCACCCAGGTAGTAGTACTTGGTGCGGGAATACTCGCTCTCAAACACCTCCACTAGTAGCAGGTAGAGGTGCACGCCCTCCAGGCACAGCCAGGAGAAGGCAGCCAGGAAGAAATAGTGCAGCAGGCCGGCGAAGATGGGGCAGGCAATCTGCGGGGAGCACTGAGGGTGAGGGGCTGCTGCCTGGACAGGTGTCCCCCTTCTTCTCCCGGCCCCCAGGTGCTGGCCGTCACCTGCCCTAGAGTCCCAGCCCACCTCATACTGAGTCTTGTCGATCCCGACCAGGAAGAGCAGCTCAGCCAGGAAGAGGTTGATGCACAGGTTCTTGTGGATGGTGTTGCGGTCGGTCTGCAGCCCCCGCAGGAAGCAGAAGGTGGAGATGCAGATGGCCAAGCAGACCAGGGAGATCACGATGCCCACCCAGGTGATGACCGACAGCAGCAGCTCGTTGATGCGGCCCTGGTACTGGGGACAGGAACAGGGGGCACGCTCAGGGCCTTTGGTTTTGCACGCTGGGCTCAGCCAGGTGCCAGCCACAGACAGGGCCCTGGGCAAGGCCATGGGCCGTGAGGACCTCTGGTGCTGCCAACCTGGCAGCCCTCACCCCTCTGCACACAGCAATGCGCTCACTTCCTCATGCTCTGGAAGGCTTGTGGAGAGATGACCAACGTAACACCAACTTGCTTCTCCAGAGTGCCTTGGGAGACGGTGGGACCATGGCCATAGAGGACCAGACGCATGGCCTCATGTCCCAGGCAAGACCAGGAGCCCCCCACACCCATGGGGCTAGCCTCCCCTGGTACTGCCCGTGATCTCTCTAGGATGCCATGCAAAGCCAGGCCAGCAATCGGGCCTGCCTGGAGGAGCAGAGCGCCAGCCAGCTTACGATCTCACGGTGAGCCATGAGCACAGCGAAGTTGGTGAGGTGGCTGCAGGCACACGTGGTATGGGTCTTGTTGGACTCCACCAGGCGGCAGCCTTGGGTCGACCAGTAGCCCAGCATGGAACGCTCCGAGTAGTTCCAGAAGGAGCAGTTAGCATTGAAGTGGTTCTTGTCCTGTTGTGTGGTGGCACCAGGGTGTCAGAACTAGAGTCAGAACCGGGGAGTCCCATTCCGAccccccacacctggctacagGGATGGTACCAAGTATCAAAGAAGTGCCTGGGGTCTGGGGCTCCAGTTGACATTCTGAGAGCTCTGGGGACAAATGGCCCAAGCTACTAAAGTGGAAGAACCCATAACTTGTTCTGGAGGTGAGCACATGGAGGGGCAGGTACACAGCCTGGGAACACAGAGGGTACAGGGACCCCCATGGAGGGAGGGGGACGGCTCAGCTCACCTCCAGGTGGGCCACGGTGAAGATGACAGGGTCCATGAGGAAGACGCGGCTGGACTCCTTGTTGATGGATGCTGCGATGACCTGTGAGTTCACCACTAGAGAGGCGCCCCCAGGGCCACCCGGGCCTGCTTCGCCGGCCAGCTTCACTGTGGCATTCTCCGTGGACAGGAAGAGGCCCAGGTTGTTGTAGAGGATGAAGACAACTTTGACCACCCCTGGTGAGAACAGGCACGTTTGGATGTGTCAGCATCCTCAGCTGGCGCACCTCCATCCAGGCCCCTGGCTTCCCAGCTCAGCCAGCTCCTCAGCCCTTGGCCACGCTGGCCACTGGGACCTCTGAAGCCAGTCCATAGCCCAGGCAGGTGGGGGTCAGGGAGCCCTGTCCACAAGACCACTGCTCAGCTGAAGGCAGTTCTAAACAGCAGGGCAGTGTGCCAGGACACACAAGCTGGGCCTCTGACCCACCCAttctcactgtgtgaccttgggcaagcccctgacctctctgagccttcatcTCAATGGCCCCATCCTCTCTGAGCTGTGAGGCCCAGGAGCCAGCTTTGCAACTGTAAGGCTCACCCTTAGGGCTCTGCAGCACTTCAGGGCCCATGAATCCCCTCAAATTTTACACTAGCATGAGAAAAGGTCAGCACCGCTGCCCTCTACAAATGGCACAGAGACGCTGGCACAgagctggggggtgggggtggggctgcttCCCCACCCGAGGCCCCGCCGGGGACACTGACCATTGCGGCTGTTCTGCTTGATGGTTTTGGCAGACAGCTGGATGGAGTTCTTTCTCGGGTACTCCTCCTGGGGGAACACCAGCTCCTGCACCTGGCCCTCTGTGTTCAGGACTGTGACCTCCAGGACTGTGGGGACAGGGGAAGGCAAGGCATACACAGTTGGGGTCTGTTCCCAGTCCAGGGGCTCAGGCTGCAGAACGAGACTCTGGCAAGATGCCTAAGGGTCGGGTAGCCCCGCTGTGGCCTCCAGGCCAGAACCCCGTGGTTTAAGGTTCGTATCTGAGTTTGCCCTGGGTGACTGTGGCACTCACCCACGTTCTCCTTGGCAGCCAGGAAGCGGGCAGGCTCCCTGACGTTGTCGGCCAGCAGGAAGGCGCCCTCCTCCAGGACGTCGAGGAGCATGGTGGCCGTGTGCACCTGCTCCGTGGCATTCATGTCCTTCCAGGACTCCAGAGCTTCTGGCCGGAGCAGATTGTCCACTGTCTCCACCACGGCCTGCACAGGCAGAGGGCATGGTGCTGTGAGCCCCCCAACACCCTCTAATTCCTTGGGGTGGGCTCTGCATGCCCTCTTCTCAACCTCCACCCCTAATCCCCCCATCAGCTGGAGCCCACGGTCCTTACACTGGGACCCCCTGGGTCTCACCTTGATATAATCCTTACAAGTTCTCTCTCGCTTGTGCATCTAGAAAGAGATGGAGATTATGTCAGGCCAGGCCTCTGCGTGCCGGTTCCCTCACCCTAATACTGTCACATCTGGATAGCTCTCTCGTCTGCGGTTACCACTGACCTAGGGCTGGGCTATCAGCAAGACATTCCTCAGGGATCCCCAACCCCCAGGACCATCCGGGGCAGCACAGGAGTGAGACCCAGCAGTCCTTGGCGGAGGGGGGGGTCCTTCCTCTCTGAGGAAAGGAGTGgaggtggcagcctggctgggaggTACCAGGTCAGGTACTTCCCAAGCCCCTGGGGGCAGGCACCCTCCCCATACCAGGTCAGCGCCACCGCCAGGCCCCACCTTGTTGTAGTTCTTGCCGGCTGACTCGCGCTCGATGGGCCGCAGGGCCTGCAGCTGGGCATCCAGGATGTCCAGCAGCTGCTCCATCAGCTTCACGGAGGAGGAGACGTCCCCCGCGTAGATGGAGCCCCGGGTGTGTCGGGCCAGCTCGCTGGCGATGTTGGCCGCGTTCTCCCCACTCTTGATCTGcatgaggtgggggtggggagggggaatcCCAGGACTGTCAGGGACCATCCTGCCCTCCCCGGCTTCCCTGGCCTGTGCAGCCTCTCCTATCTCTCTCTCCGCTTCCCCATCACCATCTGCCCCTTCCCACCCCATCTGTCCCTGCTCCCTTTGTAGGCCAGGGAGGTGACCCCACAGTCCTGCCTTCCAGACCTGCCAGCCCATGTCTCCCCAGCTGCTCCACGACCCCcgctgggccctgggccctgggcccGAGCACATGTGCCTGCCTGCGAGGGGTGGTGGCTGGTACCTTCTGGGCCACCTGGTTGACCCAGGGGGAGGTGCAGTTGCTGAGGTCAGGGCCCCGGGGGTTCCAGAGCCCCAAGGCTGGTAGACACTGGAAGGAGGCAATTCCTGCAGGGACAGACAGACAGGAACAGACAAGGGAGccaaagggaagaagagaaggatgGGACAGAGAGGGGGAAAGGAGATGACAGAGAGTGGGGGACGAGCGGGCGAAGAGGGAGGTGAGGGAAACACGGAGAAACAGACATGAAGCGGGCTGGACAGTCGAAAGAGGCGCCACTCACTTCCCCTGagctctccctcctgcccccttCTGTCTTTGCCTCCAGAGTTAGAACCTTCCAGCAAGGCCCATCTTGAACGCCCCCTCTCCACGAAGCACCTGCCAACCCTCCCCTCAGATCTCCAGGACACGCAGCCCTGCCCTTTTTGCACTTCAGCTGGCCATCCATGTGAAGCTGACTGTGCCTGGGGCTGTGACAGGTCAGCCTGAGGCCGGGAGCCAGGT contains:
- the ADGRL1 gene encoding adhesion G protein-coupled receptor L1 isoform X6 encodes the protein MARLAAVLWNLCVTAVLVTSATQGLSRAGLPFGLMRRELACEGYPIELRCPGSDVIMVENANYGRTDDKICDADPFQMENVQCYLPDAFKIMSQRCNNRTQCVVVAGSDAFPDPCPGTYKYLEVQYDCVPYIEVEQKVFVCPGTLQKVLEPTSTHESEHQSGAWCKDPLQAGDRIYVMPWIPYRTDTLTEYASWEDYVAARHTTTYRLPNRVDGTGFVVYDGAVFYNKERTRNIVKYDLRTRIKSGETVINTANYHDTSPYRWGGKTDIDLAVDENGLWVIYATEGNNGRLVVSQLNPYTLRFEGTWETGYDKRSASNAFMVCGVLYVLRSVYVDDDSEAAGNRVDYAFNTNANREEPVSLTFPNPYQFISSVDYNPRDNQLYVWNNYFVVRYSLEFGPPDPSAGEDDSLPGPATSPPLSTTTTARPTPLTSTASPAATTPLRRAPLTTHPVGAINQLGPDLPPATAPVPSTRRPPAPNLHVSPELFCEPREVRRVQWPATQQGMLVERPCPKGTRGIASFQCLPALGLWNPRGPDLSNCTSPWVNQVAQKIKSGENAANIASELARHTRGSIYAGDVSSSVKLMEQLLDILDAQLQALRPIERESAGKNYNKMHKRERTCKDYIKAVVETVDNLLRPEALESWKDMNATEQVHTATMLLDVLEEGAFLLADNVREPARFLAAKENVVLEVTVLNTEGQVQELVFPQEEYPRKNSIQLSAKTIKQNSRNGVVKVVFILYNNLGLFLSTENATVKLAGEAGPGGPGGASLVVNSQVIAASINKESSRVFLMDPVIFTVAHLEDKNHFNANCSFWNYSERSMLGYWSTQGCRLVESNKTHTTCACSHLTNFAVLMAHREIYQGRINELLLSVITWVGIVISLVCLAICISTFCFLRGLQTDRNTIHKNLCINLFLAELLFLVGIDKTQYEIACPIFAGLLHYFFLAAFSWLCLEGVHLYLLLVEVFESEYSRTKYYYLGGYCFPALVVGIAAAIDYRSYGTEKACWLRVDNYFIWSFIGPVSFVIVVNLVFLMVTLHKMIRSSSVLKPDSSRLDNIKSWALGAIALLFLLGLTWAFGLLFINKESVVMAYLFTTFNAFQGVFIFVFHCALQKKVHKEYSKCLRHSYCCIRSPPGGTHGSLKTSAMRSNTRYYTGTQSRIRRMWNDTVRKQTESSFMAGDINSTPTLNRGTMGNHLLTNPVLQPRGGTSPYNTLIAESVGFNPSSPPVFNSPGSYREPKHPLGGREACGMDTLPLNGNFNNSYSLRSGDFPPGDGGPEPPRGRNLADAAAFEKMIISELVHNNLRGSSSAAKGPPPPEPPVPPVPGGGGEEEAGGPGGADRAEIELLYKALEEPLLLPRAQSVLYQSDLDESESCTAEDGATSRPLSSPPGRDSLYASGANLRDSPSYPDSSPEGPSEALPPPPPAPPGPPEIYYTSRPPALVARNPLQGYYQVRRPSHEGYLAAPGLEGPGPDGDGQMQLVTSL